A genome region from Anastrepha obliqua isolate idAnaObli1 chromosome 4, idAnaObli1_1.0, whole genome shotgun sequence includes the following:
- the LOC129245691 gene encoding tetraspanin-11 isoform X2 produces MTRLFKHKVLLNCCNLLFLLCGMTLIVSGFYLFTDSKRILLSRLLAATSEKLNNLPQPLFYYISVGLAVAGLVAVLAAITGFWASCLHTYCCLSLYFFAVVVLLLAESMVCLAITLWPHCLGISLDESKMVKTLQGNYGVPGKEQFTIAMDLAQARFGCCGMNSDINYDTSLWKLQRYGQREWVVPLTCCILTNANEKMSYLDPKPVNESQCQMLQKSDFAEHRHTAPCLTYLDNWYREQYVLFLCASLIVAIVEFCVLLSIIVNCTKIGSKHFMVEKSAEMRNVRDKRRQTLVENIYKKDMELRTVNATFGGNEDSIFSEDLKEIYIQPRNLYKQRHSTTFKPIASDSSSPKRSYLI; encoded by the exons ATGACACGCTTGTTCAAACACAAAGTTTTGCTCAATTGCtgcaatcttctttttttg ctCTGTGGAATGACGCTCATCGTTTCCGGTTTCTATTTGTTCACCGATTCCAAGCGCATCCTACTTTCTCGCTTGTTGGCTGCCACTAGTGAGAAACTCAACAACTTACCTCAGCCCTTGTTCTACTACATCTCGGTTGGTCTGGCTGTGGCCGGCTTGGTGGCAGTGCTCGCCGCTATAACCGGCTTTTGGGCGTCCTGTCTACACACTTACTGTTGTCTCAGTTTATATTTCTTCGCTGTGGTCGTCTTGCTCTTAGCCGAGTCGATGGTCTGCCTGGCCATCACTTTGTGGCCCCACTGCCTGGGCATCAGCTTGGATGAGTCTAAAATGGTAAAGACCCTGCAGGGCAACTATGGTGTTCCCGGTAAAGAACAGTTCACCATTGCCATGGACTTGGCACAAGCACGTTTCGGTTGCTGCGGAATGAATAGCGACATCAATTATGATACCTCTCTCTGGAAGTTGCAACGTTATGGTCAACGTGAGTGGGTAGTACCACTCACCTGTTGCATCTTGACAAATGCCAATGAGAAGATGTCCTACTTGGATCCAAAGCCAGTGAATGAATCACAGTGTCAAATGTTACAGAAATCTGATTTTGCGGAACATCGCCATACAGCGCCTTGCCTCACTTATTTGGACAACTGGTATCGTGAGCAGTATGTGCTGTTTTTGTGCGCCAGTCTTATTGTTGCCATTGTGGAATTTTGTGTATTGCTATCTATAATTGTGAATTGCACAAAAATAGGTAGCAAACATTTTATGGTAGAGAAATCAGCAGAGATGCGAAATGTGCGCGATAAAAGGCGCCAAACCTTGGTGGAGAATATTTACAAGAAGGATATGGAGTTGCGGACGGTAAATGCCACTTTCGGAGGCAATGAGGATAGCATATTTTCTGAAGATTTAAAAGAGATATATATACAACCACGTAATCTGTACAAACAACGGCACAGCACCACCTTCAAACCAATTGCCAGTGACAGCAGTTCCCCGAAACGAAGTTACTTAATATAG
- the LOC129245691 gene encoding tetraspanin-11 isoform X4 — protein sequence MTLIVSGFYLFTDSKRILLSRLLAATSEKLNNLPQPLFYYISVGLAVAGLVAVLAAITGFWASCLHTYCCLSLYFFAVVVLLLAESMVCLAITLWPHCLGISLDESKMVKTLQGNYGVPGKEQFTIAMDLAQARFGCCGMNSDINYDTSLWKLQRYGQREWVVPLTCCILTNANEKMSYLDPKPVNESQCQMLQKSDFAEHRHTAPCLTYLDNWYREQYVLFLCASLIVAIVEFCVLLSIIVNCTKIGSKHFMVEKSAEMRNVRDKRRQTLVENIYKKDMELRTVNATFGGNEDSIFSEDLKEIYIQPRNLYKQRHSTTFKPIASDSSSPKRSYLI from the coding sequence ATGACGCTCATCGTTTCCGGTTTCTATTTGTTCACCGATTCCAAGCGCATCCTACTTTCTCGCTTGTTGGCTGCCACTAGTGAGAAACTCAACAACTTACCTCAGCCCTTGTTCTACTACATCTCGGTTGGTCTGGCTGTGGCCGGCTTGGTGGCAGTGCTCGCCGCTATAACCGGCTTTTGGGCGTCCTGTCTACACACTTACTGTTGTCTCAGTTTATATTTCTTCGCTGTGGTCGTCTTGCTCTTAGCCGAGTCGATGGTCTGCCTGGCCATCACTTTGTGGCCCCACTGCCTGGGCATCAGCTTGGATGAGTCTAAAATGGTAAAGACCCTGCAGGGCAACTATGGTGTTCCCGGTAAAGAACAGTTCACCATTGCCATGGACTTGGCACAAGCACGTTTCGGTTGCTGCGGAATGAATAGCGACATCAATTATGATACCTCTCTCTGGAAGTTGCAACGTTATGGTCAACGTGAGTGGGTAGTACCACTCACCTGTTGCATCTTGACAAATGCCAATGAGAAGATGTCCTACTTGGATCCAAAGCCAGTGAATGAATCACAGTGTCAAATGTTACAGAAATCTGATTTTGCGGAACATCGCCATACAGCGCCTTGCCTCACTTATTTGGACAACTGGTATCGTGAGCAGTATGTGCTGTTTTTGTGCGCCAGTCTTATTGTTGCCATTGTGGAATTTTGTGTATTGCTATCTATAATTGTGAATTGCACAAAAATAGGTAGCAAACATTTTATGGTAGAGAAATCAGCAGAGATGCGAAATGTGCGCGATAAAAGGCGCCAAACCTTGGTGGAGAATATTTACAAGAAGGATATGGAGTTGCGGACGGTAAATGCCACTTTCGGAGGCAATGAGGATAGCATATTTTCTGAAGATTTAAAAGAGATATATATACAACCACGTAATCTGTACAAACAACGGCACAGCACCACCTTCAAACCAATTGCCAGTGACAGCAGTTCCCCGAAACGAAGTTACTTAATATAG
- the LOC129245691 gene encoding tetraspanin-11 isoform X3: MFNFLCGMTLIVSGFYLFTDSKRILLSRLLAATSEKLNNLPQPLFYYISVGLAVAGLVAVLAAITGFWASCLHTYCCLSLYFFAVVVLLLAESMVCLAITLWPHCLGISLDESKMVKTLQGNYGVPGKEQFTIAMDLAQARFGCCGMNSDINYDTSLWKLQRYGQREWVVPLTCCILTNANEKMSYLDPKPVNESQCQMLQKSDFAEHRHTAPCLTYLDNWYREQYVLFLCASLIVAIVEFCVLLSIIVNCTKIGSKHFMVEKSAEMRNVRDKRRQTLVENIYKKDMELRTVNATFGGNEDSIFSEDLKEIYIQPRNLYKQRHSTTFKPIASDSSSPKRSYLI; this comes from the coding sequence ctCTGTGGAATGACGCTCATCGTTTCCGGTTTCTATTTGTTCACCGATTCCAAGCGCATCCTACTTTCTCGCTTGTTGGCTGCCACTAGTGAGAAACTCAACAACTTACCTCAGCCCTTGTTCTACTACATCTCGGTTGGTCTGGCTGTGGCCGGCTTGGTGGCAGTGCTCGCCGCTATAACCGGCTTTTGGGCGTCCTGTCTACACACTTACTGTTGTCTCAGTTTATATTTCTTCGCTGTGGTCGTCTTGCTCTTAGCCGAGTCGATGGTCTGCCTGGCCATCACTTTGTGGCCCCACTGCCTGGGCATCAGCTTGGATGAGTCTAAAATGGTAAAGACCCTGCAGGGCAACTATGGTGTTCCCGGTAAAGAACAGTTCACCATTGCCATGGACTTGGCACAAGCACGTTTCGGTTGCTGCGGAATGAATAGCGACATCAATTATGATACCTCTCTCTGGAAGTTGCAACGTTATGGTCAACGTGAGTGGGTAGTACCACTCACCTGTTGCATCTTGACAAATGCCAATGAGAAGATGTCCTACTTGGATCCAAAGCCAGTGAATGAATCACAGTGTCAAATGTTACAGAAATCTGATTTTGCGGAACATCGCCATACAGCGCCTTGCCTCACTTATTTGGACAACTGGTATCGTGAGCAGTATGTGCTGTTTTTGTGCGCCAGTCTTATTGTTGCCATTGTGGAATTTTGTGTATTGCTATCTATAATTGTGAATTGCACAAAAATAGGTAGCAAACATTTTATGGTAGAGAAATCAGCAGAGATGCGAAATGTGCGCGATAAAAGGCGCCAAACCTTGGTGGAGAATATTTACAAGAAGGATATGGAGTTGCGGACGGTAAATGCCACTTTCGGAGGCAATGAGGATAGCATATTTTCTGAAGATTTAAAAGAGATATATATACAACCACGTAATCTGTACAAACAACGGCACAGCACCACCTTCAAACCAATTGCCAGTGACAGCAGTTCCCCGAAACGAAGTTACTTAATATAG
- the LOC129245691 gene encoding tetraspanin-11 isoform X1: protein MISTRRSPLSYLCFFIFGFVGSALTKGTNQSTGRYLCGMTLIVSGFYLFTDSKRILLSRLLAATSEKLNNLPQPLFYYISVGLAVAGLVAVLAAITGFWASCLHTYCCLSLYFFAVVVLLLAESMVCLAITLWPHCLGISLDESKMVKTLQGNYGVPGKEQFTIAMDLAQARFGCCGMNSDINYDTSLWKLQRYGQREWVVPLTCCILTNANEKMSYLDPKPVNESQCQMLQKSDFAEHRHTAPCLTYLDNWYREQYVLFLCASLIVAIVEFCVLLSIIVNCTKIGSKHFMVEKSAEMRNVRDKRRQTLVENIYKKDMELRTVNATFGGNEDSIFSEDLKEIYIQPRNLYKQRHSTTFKPIASDSSSPKRSYLI, encoded by the coding sequence ctCTGTGGAATGACGCTCATCGTTTCCGGTTTCTATTTGTTCACCGATTCCAAGCGCATCCTACTTTCTCGCTTGTTGGCTGCCACTAGTGAGAAACTCAACAACTTACCTCAGCCCTTGTTCTACTACATCTCGGTTGGTCTGGCTGTGGCCGGCTTGGTGGCAGTGCTCGCCGCTATAACCGGCTTTTGGGCGTCCTGTCTACACACTTACTGTTGTCTCAGTTTATATTTCTTCGCTGTGGTCGTCTTGCTCTTAGCCGAGTCGATGGTCTGCCTGGCCATCACTTTGTGGCCCCACTGCCTGGGCATCAGCTTGGATGAGTCTAAAATGGTAAAGACCCTGCAGGGCAACTATGGTGTTCCCGGTAAAGAACAGTTCACCATTGCCATGGACTTGGCACAAGCACGTTTCGGTTGCTGCGGAATGAATAGCGACATCAATTATGATACCTCTCTCTGGAAGTTGCAACGTTATGGTCAACGTGAGTGGGTAGTACCACTCACCTGTTGCATCTTGACAAATGCCAATGAGAAGATGTCCTACTTGGATCCAAAGCCAGTGAATGAATCACAGTGTCAAATGTTACAGAAATCTGATTTTGCGGAACATCGCCATACAGCGCCTTGCCTCACTTATTTGGACAACTGGTATCGTGAGCAGTATGTGCTGTTTTTGTGCGCCAGTCTTATTGTTGCCATTGTGGAATTTTGTGTATTGCTATCTATAATTGTGAATTGCACAAAAATAGGTAGCAAACATTTTATGGTAGAGAAATCAGCAGAGATGCGAAATGTGCGCGATAAAAGGCGCCAAACCTTGGTGGAGAATATTTACAAGAAGGATATGGAGTTGCGGACGGTAAATGCCACTTTCGGAGGCAATGAGGATAGCATATTTTCTGAAGATTTAAAAGAGATATATATACAACCACGTAATCTGTACAAACAACGGCACAGCACCACCTTCAAACCAATTGCCAGTGACAGCAGTTCCCCGAAACGAAGTTACTTAATATAG